The segment TACTTTTTCTTGCTCTAAACCTAGCCAAAAGCATGTAGCgcatacacatgtaacgagccggatgctaaactcgtgctcatgacagatggatgtggctgtgtatcaaaggtaaaaatgatataaatactgttcagtttttcgcaaaaatcgatcgtttcgtgtcttaggacatcaatgtatcgtcacaagtcgcagggtgtaatttggatttgtctgtgcgtgtttttgtttacttttaaaggtctggtgcccatccacttccattatttggccgGAAAAcagcaccggtttgagttaaaaatctttgtttgtgttcttctgaggaaacaaagtcacttaaatcttggatgccctgctgtgggtaagcagataaacatcaaatttttatttttgggtgagctatccctttaaatttcacTTCAAATAATTGTTTTCCAAAGATGTTTTAGTACATTTTATGCAGTTTTTATCACCCTGATATAAATTCAAGTGTCTAAATTTGCGAGTGTCATCCATTGTCGCCTTGTTCATCTCAAAGTGTAATTTTCTTTGCTCTAAACCTACGCAAAAACAAGTGTTCACTGAAGATCTGGACCGACTGggaccaaaaaataaatatataaataaataataagccCTGCATACGCCTGACCCAGTGGTCCTGAACATGGGGTCGGGTAACAGATCTCTACCCTGCCCTTTACCTGGGGGCCCTTTGCACTCTTACAACCTTCAAGAATCTTAttccaaaacataaaaaaaaacattaaaaatataattccTACAGTATTTCAAAGTACATTTTaaccattttaacattttaaatttttctaCAGCATTCATACATAGCTATCAATCACTTTTACGAACTCTCTGAGAAACAAAAAGTTGCTTACATTTTTTTATGCCATTATCGGCTATTTTTGATTGACAGTTAACAAATGGATGCAGGTTATCAGTAGAATGGGTGCAGTTTTtttatctaccagcaggggccaTAATATCCATATGGTAACCAGCCTAaagacagattaaaaaaaaaaaaaaaggcaaaatgcaGTTGTCTATATGTGACGTCAAACCTATAATTTATACaccaaaatgagaaaaaaaatctgcctgCTTAGAGAAGTTTAGGTTTTGCTGGTTACTCCACTTCCTGTTTTGCGTATTGCGATTTATTTCCTCAACAATTTCAAACGGTTCAGAAAGAGGAAGGATATTATTAGTtacatgacattttttttattgatggTTGTACTTAACTTACTATGTTCATTTGGAAGCCGTAATGCTTTTCAACTATGCAAATTTATACACAAATTCACAAAAACACAAACGCAACAGACCAGTAACACAACATTTCAACAGTCAGCTGTTGAGGAAGCGGGGTGTGAATTTCAACGTGATTGATATGTTGTTTAGCCAATCATAGTAGTACATCAGCGCTGCTAGCCAATCAGGTTTAGGGGAGAACGGAAACCCCCGAACTTACACGAAGCTATCCGAAAGACACTTATAAAGTTGCGCACAAGGGGCGGCGGTGAAAGTTAGAAGTTACACTTCAGAATTGCTTCTGCATGTCAATCTGTTCCAGATCACAAGTTTAACAATTTGTTTCTTTTAGAGAGCAAAGAATGAATCGCTTTCACCTGTTCGGGTTTTTAATTTGGCTGTTAATTGCGGACAGCCAAGCAATAATCAGGTAAATGCATCAATTCTCTTATTCAATATAGATGTAAACGCGTTTTGTGAACGAATTTacacatatttatgtaacatttaGCTTATTACAACATTGCACATTTACTTTGACTaggctatattttatttttatttgtattgcacTAAAATGGAGTCTTCAAACAACAATCCAATGCATTATGTTTCGTAATATTAGTCAGGCTGCAATAAACAGTGATGCTTGGCGTTTTGTACAAAAGTTTAATGCAGCATCAACTAGTGTTTTGAATCAGGAAGTTAAAAAGCACATGACTGAGTATGGCTACACTTCAGTTAGTAGCCAGTTACTTGTGTGAACTGCTGTGGTTGAGGTGCGACATTTTGTAAACCTGCATCTACAATGAAAACGAAAGAGGCGGAAAAACCTAAAAGCTTATTCATAATAAATGAAGTTCACATTCATGCTTACAGTTTCGTTGCTGATAAAGACCGCGTTCTATTTTGACTTCGTAAACGAGTCTGATCTTTTTAGTGAAAGCGTTGACATTCATGCCTACAGCTTTGACAGTTTCGTTGCTAATAAATTTGGCGTCGTGAACAAGTCTGAGTCGGATCTTTTCAATGAATCCTTTTACAAACCCATCTAAACGATCTTTATTTCATTTCCGCCTCACACTGATACAAATTAACCGCTCACTAGTGCCTAAACTGGAAATTTGGTTGTGGACTTGTGGTCCATACTGCAGTTAAGTCTGGTCAAGAACCGCCCACTCTAAAGCGACCAATCAGTCTGCTTTGTTCCATACGTAACGATTATGAGCGGGGTTATCTGAACCACAATAATAGATAAACCCGGGCAAAATATGTTAGTAATGATGCTGCAGTCTAAACTGActgtacaaaaaaagaaaaaacacgtTAAACCAAAGCAacactatccaccttttttttttttcgtaagaACGGgccattttgtacattttatgggtaaggcttctggtctcatctgcgtccagctgtttttagctgtacaaaactgcttgttttgctgtttgatattgcaaattgttgtgttttaccatgttattttaatttataatgctaattatgaacacacagttttaccatttgttgggcattgttattcttctggttatttccctatagtgacaaatgaaccggaagtctcacccatagcaATACCGATGTACAGGTACGTggcaaaaaattagaatatcgaggaaATACTGGACACACTAAGTGACTTaccctcgatattcaaattttttagCACATACCTGTAAAGCAATGCATTGATGCCACGTGCAAGCACCAGGCACGTTTTCTTCGGAAAACCTAAAAATCTAGTTTGGATTATTCTGTTTGAACATTGGTGTCttttttttaatggccagatTTTATAGATGCGATAAACTACTCGACAGGTGCACGCACTCAGATGTTTTATTGCTTTATCACTGTTGTATCTCTAGAATTCCTCTGTACAAGATGCGCACTGTGCGCCGTATGCTGGCAGAAAATGGGAGGACTATTGATGAGATCAAATCCATGGCCAGAGAGGAATCCTCCACAACAAAATCCCCGAACACAACAACACATTCACCTTTACCAACAAAACTGCCACCACCTGTTGAAAAACTCACCAACTTCATGGATGTAAGAGAATGTGTTGTCTGTCATTGATGCTTTTGGTTTTTTGGTTCTTGCGAAAAGAATAATTCCGACTGTCCTTTCTCTCATTTCAGGCTCAGTATTATGGAGTGATCAGTATTGGCACCCCACCTCAGGACTTCACTGTGCTATTTGATACTGGATCATCCAATCTCTGGGTTCCATCTATTCATTGCTCCTACCTGGACCTTGCATGCTGTGAGTGAAGTTTTAAGTGATTTTATATATCaagatttttatataatttttgttttctgtaaCTGTGTTTCTCTGGCTTTCTCTCAGGGTTGCACCATCGCTACAACTCAAAGAAATCAAACACTTATGTTCAGAATGGCACTGACTTCTCCATTCAGTATGGCAGAGGGAGTCTCTCTGGCTTCATCAGTCAGGATACAGTAACTGTAAGTAAAGTCTCCAGAAGCGGGTCATGAAAGCTGTAAAACTCCAAAATAACAAGAAAAACACcataaaagcatcataaaagtgACTATACAGTAATTACAGGCCTCTAAAAAAATTCAGTAGCTTTGAAAAACAGATCAACAGTGTTTAAAAAGAAACCAATACTGTTGCTGAGGCTAGTGTTATTTTGTTATAGAGTGTTGACcacacgtcatcaatcggccatattggcagcactgaatgtgaACAATGCCACTGAAACCGACTGAAACtctcatattttgctgattattgctgctgaaaatggtcaattattgtcatgttttgggctgtactaatagtTTGGACccggaaaaacatttggagtactatagtctgccaaaagttattacaaatcaaggagaagagtgcaaaaaactgtctgaggaacaaaagggtgtttgtgtttggccaaactgaacctggATGTCCAGGGTgtgaatcttgacaacattcgtgtttgttcttaccatttctggtcaggtaggagAAATATCAGGCTAACATCTTaactaatactgcttgtacgtatctttaccacctattaactttagtttgtcaaattatTGCACCCTTTTCTGTCTACCAAGTTCTTCTCTATGTGATTTTGCAGCCTCTACAcaatttttctgtggtttagacagcataaattaaattagcagaacaacgtattcagtagtacatatacgagtatcaccaatatggccgcgtatccgggtaactgaccaaaaggTGATGAAAGTGCACACCctctattatttatatactattattcttatatttgtataatttaagtttatattttaatatttaaatatcgcaatttatttattttttagttttaagaATTTAAGTATTTTAACCTCAATGTGAGAATAAAccacacaacttttttttttttttagaaatatttgccctgatttaaaaaaaagtttaagaaaGTTGCTAAAGTTCAGAGCCGTTCTGCATGATTTCCGGCAGTCAGAGTTGTGAAATTTCGCAGAAAATCATGTTGTGTATGATGGGCACAGACTCTGATTTATGAACTTATTTTTTTAGCTTTAGATTGTGACTCCACCCAATTAAGAAAGATTTTTAGCATGTTTATCTATTTTGATTTGAGAACACATAGCATTCAAAAATTTTCAAGTTTTTGTTCAGATCACAATTTTTCTCCTCAGACTGTCTAGTGTTTCTCTAACTATTTACAAAGatagttttaaagggatagttcacccaaaaatgaaaatttgatgtttatctgcttacccccagggcatcaaagatgtaggtgactttgtttcctcagaaaaacgcaaacgaagatttttaatgaaaaccggtgcagtctgccagccttaacattggcgtggatgggcaccaaacctttaaaagtaaacaaaaacatgcacagacaaatccaaattacaccctgcggctcgtgacgatacattgatgtcctaagacacgaaacgatcggtttttgtgagaaactgaacagtatttatatcattttctacctttgatatacagccacgtccatctgtcatgagcacgagtttggcatcagtcacgtcacatgagcacgcgctctagcgtagaatacgcaaacgccggaagcgatctgtcgcatgtatacgacactcattgtttccacagtgcacagagattgtgggtatagcggctattcaaaatggtaattacttgcgcgtatcctgattgtttaaaccgatttaaagctaaaagattatgtttgcttgcgcaaactcatccgggacttttcactgatatCCCCTTACGgcttttgcgtattctacaccagaagcgcgtgcacatgtgacgtgactgatgccaaactcgtgctcatgacagatggacgtggctgtgtatcaaaggtaaaaaaatgatataaatactgttcagtttctcacaaaaaacgatcgtttcgtgtcttaggacatcaatgtatcatcacgagccgcagggtgtaatttggatttgtctgtgcatgtttttgtttacttttaaaggtttagtgcccatccacgtccatgataaggctggcagactgcaccggttttcgttaaaaatctttgtttgtgtttttctgaggaaacaaagtcacctacatattggatgccctgggggtaagcagataaactccaactttcatttttgggtgaactatccctttaaattttatttcctGGAGTGCCAGTGTCTTAGAGTttccaaccccaattagacacacctgaaccagctaaccaAGCTCTtgctaggcatactagaaacttcctagCAGgcgtgttgaggcaagttggatctaaactctacaggacaccggccctccaggaccgagtttgggcacccctggtttaaGGGGTTAATATGCCCAAACACTCACACATTTGTTTGTGTCTGTAGTTGGCAGGGCTGAAGGTGCCAAACCAGCAGTTTGCCGAGGCGGTTAAACAGCCTGGGATTGTGTTCGCGGTGGCACGTTTTGATGGGGTCCTGGGCATGGCATACCCCGCCATTTCTGTAGATAGGGTTCTACCGGTGTTTGACACAGCCATGGCTGCCAAAATCCTGCCTCAGAATATCTTCTCATTTTATATCAACCGGTAAGCCTCCTCTCTTGACTGTTTTTTTCAGATTGTTTAGCCAAATGGTAGACATTAAATATTGACAAGGAAAGGAACTGGGAAATGAGATTGTTTCCCTTATCTGAGGTTCCTCTATTTTCTTCTCCTTCTCAGTTTTATAATAGTGAAGAATGTGTGACCTTCAGCATGAGAGAATTGTATTTATTCTTGTGTTAAACGGTAACGCGTGACTCTGATTACTGCTTGCACAGCAGTGCCGCCCTCTTCTTGCtttccaaaatgcatgttacagCCAGTTTATCACACTATAGTTGATTGTAACGCCTTTACAAAAAGTCTCTTTTAGTCTCTTTTAGTAGTTGAATGATATGTGGGTCAGCCTTACATTTTGGAGACCAAGTGTCTTAAGATGcgtaaaactaaaaactaaaaaaatcacTTATATTGTAGGGACTGTCATTGCTATTGTTTAATTAATCTCATTATGTTGTGTGTAGGGACCCTACAGGTAAGGTTGGAGGTGAGCTGATGCTGGGAGGCTTTGACCAGCAGTATTTCGATGGTGATCTGCATTACGTCAACGTCACACGAAAAGCCTACTGGCAGATAAAGATGGATGAGTATGTGATTACTATACAAGCCATGTTTCAATAGCCAAGACTGTGTCGTTTAGACTGActtatttgattttgttttgccGAATCTTATTTGTAATGATGACTGTTGGTCGTTTTCCTACAGGGTTCAGGTGGGTGGCACTCTTACCCTCTGCAAAAACGGATGTCAGGCAATTGTTGACACGGGAACATCAATGATCACGGGGCCGGTTCAAGAGGTGCGCGCACTGCAGAAAGCCATTGGAGCCATACCACTGCTGATGGGAGAGGTGAGGAGCGTTCCAGATAAAATATCTACTTCAAAACATACATTTAATCTAGttctgtcaaatcgattaatcacatccaaattaagtttatttacataatatgtgtgtactgtgtatatttatctgTAGCTATAGTTGGAAACATCTtggaaaaaatgtctttttacacaaattttgtatgtatgcaaatggTATAAGAACCAagttacacatttctagtaattgtgcagttgattctcatattgtattttcaggaagttttggaatatttgtcctctccccaaatttgtcactacagaaaccataatatatcatttaataagaagggttatgtTGACCTAATAAGATTTTTCTTACATCTTCCTTgcaaatatattctattttattaaaaagtttttagggaaaaatgaataattacaattttaacaatatttcaagtgtgatttttgAGAATTGTTGCATTTTGAATCAAGTTTTTCTGTGTGAAAGGAAAAACGGATTagttagtttgaatatacattgaaccaaacgctatcataacatcttagttgatatttcagtatattttcttgttttcagtatattcagtatttttgatgaaacaacccatgttttggtcgtgactgcacatttttggCAGCGGCCACATCCTACTAAaaaaactgtactaaaattttatTTCCCCtgaataaaggattatgtgttcccttttgtcactactgaaacaataaTTATGTTTCAGTCTTGACTGTgacattttatggaataacaccccaaaaaaaaatgtcactaccaaaacttcaccaaatgtttcagtagtgacatttagatacttttgagcctAGCACATGGCCTTGAAAAGATGTACATGTATAAAAACGAAATGTTCTGGAATAACTCCCCAAAAACAGTTTTTCATTCTAGAAAACTGGtcctttaaagttacacacagatttttcagacctCTGAACACATCTACTTGCAAAATTATGGAACCTGTGTACTTGCACAGAAATATTTCCTAATcttaaatgtaggggtgtagttaaaatcagtctcagtcaGTGGGCTAAAACAttcactgttttggtagtgacatgaaaatgcgggaTACATTTTTCTTTCACATAAAGTTgaataatttttaaagaaaatataaaatagtttttaGTTGAACTTcgctttttaaaaacaaaatcaaagatttttttgaagaacaacacaggaataaattgcaaaaataattttGATATCATTTTCGTAAGTTGACATTTAAagttagggttcaggacagcaacctcccaattgcaagtacccattaaatgatgattttatatataagcTTATTGATGCTTTTAAATATTAGACGACACTAATTCatttatcacttttttttatttcctttgtCCATTTCAATTTGTTGACACTTTCACTGCTATGTATTTCCAGCATAAAATGAGAATGTGAATACATTTCAACGAGTGTTTTCTTTTTCTCCTTTTTAGTACTGGATTGACTGTAAGAAAATTCCATCACTTCCTGTTATCTCCTTCAACCTGGGAGGGAAGATGTTGAACTTAACTGGAGAGAACTATGTTTTGAAGGTACGTCCCCTTCTTTACAGAATCTGGTGGGGTTTTCCTTTTAGTCTGCAGAGGATGGAAAGGGACTTTATAGAGGAACTTTGAATGTTCCTCTATAACTTTTaatcttttttaaagaagtgcaATTCATTGGAATAAATTACCAGATTCCTTGAAGtgaaaagtatattttaaaatggtggCTAAAAAATGGCTTTTTTGTATGTGAAGTCGTCTTTTTTAATTAATCGACTGCTCAATTTGTTGTATGGTATGTAATTGttgattaaatataatttaacttTAGTATATTGTGCCCAATCTAATCATTTAAAATTATTGCATACAGTCATTTTAAagaacagttcaccaaaaaatgaaagtttgctttaaaagaaaaaaaaagtgaatgggtgccgtcagaataagtgTCAAAACCattgataaaaacatcagaataatccacatgactccagtccatcagtgaaCATCTTGTGAACTGTTGGAACtgtttctcacaaacacacagctttttactTCATAAGACATTAATCGATAGACtagagtcatgtggattatttgtggattgttgtgatgtttttatcagccgtttggactcttattctgacggcacccatttacagcAGAGGATTCGTTGGTAAACAAGTCTGAAACAAGTTCTAATAAAGACACAAACTCATCTTGGATGAGTAAACGTTCAGCAAATCTTCATCTtagggtgaactgttcctttaattacATTGAGGACCACATTGCATAGGATGATTTCCGTTTCCATTGCACTTTACATCAATTTACCTCACTTCAATCTTTTTTCAGATGTCTCACATGGGTGTTAGTATTTGTCTGTCTGGCTTTATGGCGATGGACATCCCGCCCCCCGCCGGGCCGCTGTGGATTCTGGGAGATGTTTTCATTGGCCGCTACTACACTGTGTTTGACAGGGAGGCAGACCGCGTGGGCTTTGCtcctgctaaatgaataaaaaagagTGAATCACGTTATTGTATTGTACTGGACCGAATTGGCCATTAGCAATACATGAAAGCACTGAAGTTATTAAATCTATTGCTATTTGTAGAATGCAACATAACAAGAAAATCAACTAAGGCCGTGACCGGACATGTTTTTCCAAGTATGACACTCAAAAACTGAAAAAGGGGAAATGAGACAAACTTGTTTAGCTTGGGATTCTCTATACTTCTCGTTGAAGCCttgcttgtttttattttgcactaTTTCAAAAGATGAAGCCAAtctatgcatttttattttagaattaagCTATTAATTATTTTTGTAGAAAATTTAATAAAGATTGCTGGTAGATGAATAGTACTCTGATTCTGTGGAACTCTTACTATATGCGGTTTCTTTTGTCATTTGACTTTTGTACGTGTGTGTAAAACCATTTTGACAGCATTGGTGTATTATACTCAATTTATTGCACTGAAATGATTTGTATTTGTTAAAACTGATCAAGACTACTTGGTTTCTTTATTGTCTAATCATGTAACAAACCAGTTAAGTTCAATAAAGTTTTGTTTGTAGTTGCTTATTTGGTTTCTGTTCTGCTGAAACACTGTCTATAGTTCAATTtacttttaaaagaaaatgtCATAAAGAGGCCATTCTCATAAATGGCTTGTCTGAAACCTGAACTAAAATGCTCAACTAATGGTGATTTTCCACTTTTGCTATTTTGTTATTTGTAAATCTAAAGTGGGGAAAACCAGTACAAGCAGGGGATGTTTTCTTGATCATTATTTCTGGAAGTTTCaccaaatacactaccagtcaaaagtctttgaacagtaaggtttttttttatgtttttttaaagaaagtacagcaaaaacaataatcAAAGCTAATTTgccagcatcattacttcagtgtcacatgatccttcagaaatcattctaatattctgctttgattcattatgttgaaaacagctgagtagaatattatcaggttttttgatgaatagcaagttcagaagagcagcatttatctgaattcgaaatcttttgtaacataataaatgtctttatcatcagttttgatcaattaaaagcatccttgctaaataaaattattgtttttttattatttctttgccAAATATTATTAagataaatgctcatctttctgttcatcaaagaatcctgaaaaactttactccactgttttaaatattgttgataataataataataaatgtttcttaaatagcaaattagcatattagaatgatttctgaaggatcatgtgacactgaaaacggCAGTAATGATCAAtagggtctggctgcagacatgCACCTCCACTGTCAGACCTGCACTCTCAGACCTGCACTCTCAGTCACCCAAACTTCCTCTGCAGGTGACGTCACTTGCAATCGACACCTGCACACTACGGTACCTGCTACGTCACTTGCAATCGACACCTGCAGTCTACGGTACCTGCGCTATTTGCAATCTGTGTGTAGTGGGACGTGTTGGATTGAGAATAACTTCTGAATTCTTTCAAGAATCATTGCTGTAAGTACATATGTGTATCTATGTGTGTTTATTATACGTTTTATTAGATTGTATTCTGATATACAAAATTATGTTTGCCAACGTGTTCGCTGCTCACTGGTTGTGTTTAAAAAGTTGCATtagctagggctgtgcaattaatcgaaattcgatttctgcttcaaacgatcatgaaaatgctgtaatcgagatgaaacgattattgttcCCCACTccaccccctttccagtggtgcgctttcgctcttccataaaagcctaatttcacatgcaaaacagcaaaatcatgtaacgtgactttcataaaacgggacatgcttgatttattcatgtttctttgatgttatgTTTTTAATAGCGCGTAGGAAAAGTTGCGGTGTTTTTTGAATGCGCTCAAAGACGGAGCCGAACACGGACTTGTAAAGTTATATTTTAACTCACGTgcgcgcctaaacggtcaaatacacgcaaaaatatttgaaaatgaggcgcttgttgattattcatgtaaacgcttgtcagttatgtcttaaatgaccataaacagttgagaataaaaatacttatactacagggccgttgaatgcttgaatctgattggctgatgaacgttcCAGAGgtatgcattatattcagggatacgcacggcgaacgtagttccaggcagctttagaccgcagtgcatgtctatatcacttcgccatacgatttcagttatttcaaaggtccttacagcccaaaacagcaaaataactaaaacccacaataacactggccaagctaataaatacagtaaacatcaggataaaaacgacacattatttccatgtttttttccacattatattacgttttatcatgtacggaaagcacaaactctttttttctcgccctctctcactcacctcacagacgcacacacataacgttacagtttgcactcgcgttagcattcgcgctaatgttgttagcgctgctctgacgattaacaacttaacaacgacatgacagctcccaAACGCGAGGAGACAACGGCGTGGTctggaagaaaatgaacttaaagtttaactgttagtagagacgatgctgccagtcacccttgagagacacagacgtgagagaggtaaagtcatacacttagtttctctccctcactctttccgtctgtctgcttgtctttcggtctgtctaaacttcattattaacggcattattttgctattaacagcccaagcgtcgtttctagttctaaaatgacgttttggaactagcaacgaagctgttgaatgatctgcgtaagaaattaatcctactcacaatagcgttttaaggatgaaaacgggacgaatgtcttgaaatatatcatttgatcgatgtcttgaggtgtggtaactgtagtataagcggaataattgacttcgggccgtagaattctacgaaaataatgcacacccgaggtgtaacggccactccgcttcgcgtcgtgaccgcatcaccacctcgggtgtgcattattttctaagaattctacggcccgtcgtcaattattccttacgtgtgtaacagtatattgtgtCCGTGTGGTTAAGCGGAACACATAAGATTCCTTCTGCTGTCTGtgtttaatatgaataaaactta is part of the Garra rufa chromosome 1, GarRuf1.0, whole genome shotgun sequence genome and harbors:
- the napsa gene encoding napsin-A yields the protein MNRFHLFGFLIWLLIADSQAIIRIPLYKMRTVRRMLAENGRTIDEIKSMAREESSTTKSPNTTTHSPLPTKLPPPVEKLTNFMDAQYYGVISIGTPPQDFTVLFDTGSSNLWVPSIHCSYLDLACWLHHRYNSKKSNTYVQNGTDFSIQYGRGSLSGFISQDTVTLAGLKVPNQQFAEAVKQPGIVFAVARFDGVLGMAYPAISVDRVLPVFDTAMAAKILPQNIFSFYINRDPTGKVGGELMLGGFDQQYFDGDLHYVNVTRKAYWQIKMDEVQVGGTLTLCKNGCQAIVDTGTSMITGPVQEVRALQKAIGAIPLLMGEYWIDCKKIPSLPVISFNLGGKMLNLTGENYVLKMSHMGVSICLSGFMAMDIPPPAGPLWILGDVFIGRYYTVFDREADRVGFAPAK